In Ruania alkalisoli, the DNA window CGCTGCGATCCTGCTGACGAGATCCGGATGGTGCTCTCCGCGCAGGAGTCCGCCCTGGGCTTCTACGCCGCACTCGGCTACGCGGTCAGTACCAAGCGCTACCAGGAGGCCGGGATCTGGCACCGCGACGCTGTGAAGATGCTTCGGCCCGGTGGGTCCTGAGGAGTGGGCGCCGACTGGTGGTCGCTGGCCGCTGCCTTCGGCTACTGCTTCTTGTCGGCGGTCCTCATGGTGCTACCGGCCGAGGCCTATCTCGTGGGGGCGGTCCTGGTCACCGACGTCCCGCCGCTCTGGTTGGCCCTCGCGGGTGCGATCGGTCAGGTTGCCGGGAAGATGCTCTCCTACCTGGTCGGCCGCGGCGTCCTGGATGTGGCACGGTGGCGCTCCCGCCCGAATGAACGCTGGCGGGAGCGGATGCGCAGGATCGAGGAGTGGTGCACCACCCATGCCTGGGGACCGCTGGCCGTCACCGGTGTCAGTGCCTTCGCCGGTGTTCCGCCCTACGCACTGGTGGCAGTGCTTGCCGGGTCGGTGAGGATGAGGTGGTGGTCCTTCGCTGCGATCTCGATCGTGGGTCGGTTCGGTCGATTCTGGGCAGTCGTGAGCATCCCGCACCTGCTCCCGGACGCGCTCTTCGGTCTGTGATCAGGGTGCTGCGTTCTTGAGTCTCGTCAGCCGCTGCATCGCCTCAGCGATCGTTGCCTCGGACTTGACGAAGGTGAATCGCACCCATCGGCGCAGAGACTCTGTCACCGGGGAGCCGGCGGTCGTGAAGGCGGTCGCCGGGACGGCCACTACCCCGCACAGTTCCGGCAGCCGGCGACACAGCTCGGCACCGGTGCTGATGCCGGTGCCGGCAAGGGGTCCGGTGAGGAGTGCGGTGGCGTCGGCCATCACGAAGTAGGTCCCCGCCGCGGGAACGGGAGGCAGGCCGGCCGCGCGCAACCCCTCGCTCAACTGGTCGCGGCGGCGTGCCAGAGAGGCGCGCAGCCCGCGCAGCCAGTGGGCGTCCGGGCCGTCGGTGGTCTCCAGGTCGAGAGCGAGAGCCACCGCGGGCTGGAACGGGGCACCGCTGGTGTACGTGAGGAACTGCTTGACGGCGCGCACCGCATCCACCAGCGGTGCCGGCCCGCTGACCCAGCCGATCTTCCATCCGGTCACCGAGAACGACTTCCCGGCCGAGGAAATCGTCAGGGTGCGATCGGCCATCCCGGCTCGTGTGGCGATCGGGATGTGAGTGACGCCGTCGTAGGTCAGATGCTCGTACACCTCGTCGGTCACCACGATCGCATCGTGGGCCCGCGCCAGCCGGGCCACCTCCGACAGCTCGGCCGCAGTGAGCACCGCTCCGGTCGGGTTGTGGGGGCTGTTCAGCAGGATCACGCGGGTGCGATCGCCGACGGCGGAGCGCAGGCTCTCGAGGTCGAGCCGCCATCCGTCGGGGCCGGGTCGAAGCGCTGCCCGCGTGTGGCGCGCACCGGCGAGGGCGATCGTGGCCGCATAGGAGTCGTAGTAGGGCTCCAGCGTGAGGACCTCGTCCCCGGGGCCGGCCAGGGCGAGCACGGCGGCGGCGATCGCCTCGGTTGCCCCGGTGGTGACCAGCACCTCGCGGTCAGGGTCCGGTCGCAGTCCGTAGTGTCGCAGCTGGTGGTCGGCGATCGCCTGCCGGAGCCGGGGAGTTCCGGGGCCGGGCGGATACTGGTTGACGCCGTCGAGGATGGCCTTGCTTGCCTCGGCGGTCACAGCTGGGGGACCGGGTTCATCCGGGAAGCCCTGACCGAGGTTCACGGCCCCGGAACGGGTGGCCAGCGCCGTCATCTCGGCGAAGATCGTCGGCCGGGTGGCGCCGTCTGAGGTGAGCAGGCCGGCGGCTGCGGCCACCTGCTGCCACGGGCGGGAGGGGAAGCTCATGGGGCCTCTCTGGGGGCGGGACAGTTCCTGCGATGGTAGGTCCACCTCAGGTCTGGACCGACCCGTGCGGGCACCGGCTGATCGTGGGTGGCACCTCGTAGACTGGCACGCATGGCAGCCGATTTCGTCCACCTGCACGTGCACACCGAGTATTCGATGCTGGACGGAGCGGCCCGCCTGGACGATCTGTTCTCCGAAGCCCAGCGCCTGGGGCAGAGCGCGGTGGCGATCACCGACCACGGCTACCTGTTCGGGGCCTACGACTTCTGGTCCAAGGCACGCAAGTACGGAATCAAGCCGATCATCGGCGTCGAGGCCTACGTGACCCCGGGGACGAGCCGGTTCGACAAGACCCGCGTGCGATGGGGTGAGGCCGATCAGGCCGGCGACGACGTGTCCGCCCGGGGTGCGTACACGCACATGACGATCCTCGCCAAGGACACCCCGGGGATGCACAACCTGTTCCGGATGAGCTCTCTGGCTTCGCTGGAGGGGCAGCTGGGCAAGTGGCCGCGGATGGACCGCGAGCTGCTGGAGACCTACAGCAAGGGGCTGATTGCCACCACAGGATGTCCCTCGGGTGAGGTGCAGGTCCGCCTGCGCCTGGGCCAGTACGAGGAAGCGGTCCGGGCGGCGGGCGAGCTGCAGGACATCTTCGGCAAGGAGAACTACTACGTCGAGCTGATGGATCACGGGCTCGACATCGAGCGCCGGGTCACTCAGGATTTGCTGCGGCTGGCCAAAGAGATCAACGCCCCACTGCTGGCCACGAACGACCTGCACTACACCAAGCACGAGGACGCCCACGCCCACGAGGCCCTGCTGTGCGTGCAGTCAGGGTCGACGCTGGAGGAGCCGACCTACGATCAGGGCGGGAAGCGGTTCGCTTTCGGCGGCAGCGGCTACTACCTGAAGTCCGCCGAGGAGATGCGCGAGCTGTTCGCCGAGTTCCCCGAGGCCTGCGACAACACCCTGCGGGTGGCCGAGCAGTGTGAGGTGGCCTTCACGGAGGAGGTGGGCCGGTACATGCCCCACTACCCGGTGCCGGAGGGGGAGGATGAGGTCTCCACCTTCGTCAAGGCAGTCGAGGTGGGGCTGCAGGAGCGGTACGG includes these proteins:
- a CDS encoding YqaA family protein produces the protein MGADWWSLAAAFGYCFLSAVLMVLPAEAYLVGAVLVTDVPPLWLALAGAIGQVAGKMLSYLVGRGVLDVARWRSRPNERWRERMRRIEEWCTTHAWGPLAVTGVSAFAGVPPYALVAVLAGSVRMRWWSFAAISIVGRFGRFWAVVSIPHLLPDALFGL
- a CDS encoding aminotransferase class I/II-fold pyridoxal phosphate-dependent enzyme, with amino-acid sequence MSFPSRPWQQVAAAAGLLTSDGATRPTIFAEMTALATRSGAVNLGQGFPDEPGPPAVTAEASKAILDGVNQYPPGPGTPRLRQAIADHQLRHYGLRPDPDREVLVTTGATEAIAAAVLALAGPGDEVLTLEPYYDSYAATIALAGARHTRAALRPGPDGWRLDLESLRSAVGDRTRVILLNSPHNPTGAVLTAAELSEVARLARAHDAIVVTDEVYEHLTYDGVTHIPIATRAGMADRTLTISSAGKSFSVTGWKIGWVSGPAPLVDAVRAVKQFLTYTSGAPFQPAVALALDLETTDGPDAHWLRGLRASLARRRDQLSEGLRAAGLPPVPAAGTYFVMADATALLTGPLAGTGISTGAELCRRLPELCGVVAVPATAFTTAGSPVTESLRRWVRFTFVKSEATIAEAMQRLTRLKNAAP